A genomic window from Megalobrama amblycephala isolate DHTTF-2021 linkage group LG2, ASM1881202v1, whole genome shotgun sequence includes:
- the timm44 gene encoding mitochondrial import inner membrane translocase subunit TIM44 yields MAASLCQCYQLCVRRSSALLVTRQYAALYDRAHVYRICGPAASTAQARFMSGGGGRKGFLGEFLDNLKQELSKNKEMKENIKKFREEAKKLEESEALKQARRKYKTIESETVKTSEVLKKTLGTISDTVKEGLEEVGRSDIGKKIKEGVEEAAKTAKQSAETMSKGGEKLGKTGAFRAISQGVESVKKEIGELGQSGPYRPPSRLRKRSDFSSKAGGAEAKVFEANEEAMGVVLHKDSKWYQQWKDFKDNNVVFNRFFEMKMKYDESDNAFIRASRAVTDKMTDIIGGLFSKTEMSEVLTEILKVDPNFEKDSFLKQCERDIIPNILEAMIQGELDVLKDWCYEATYSQLAHPIQQAKAMGLQFHSKILDIDNIDLAMGKMMEQGPVLIITFQAQLVMVIRNMKGEVVEGDPEKVLRMMYVWALCRDQDELNPYAAWRLLDISASSTEQIL; encoded by the exons GCCTCCTTGTGTCAGTGTTACCAG CTGTGTGTCAGGAGAAGTTCTGCACTGTTAGTCACTCGTCAGTATGCAGCATTATACGACAGAGCTCACGTGTACAGGATATGTGGCCCGGCGGCCAGTACGGCACAG GCGAGGTTTATGTCCGGCGGCGGTGGTCGGAAGGGCTTCCTGGGAGAGTTTCTGGACAATCTCAAGCAGGAACTGAGCAAGAACAAAGAGATGAAGGAGAACATCAAGAAGTTTCGCGAGGAGGCCAAAAAACTAGAAGAATCCGAGGCGCTCAAGCAAGCCAGGAGGAAATAT AAAACCATTGAGTCAGAAACAGTCAAAACCTCTGAGGTGTTGAAGAAAACTCTGGGGACGATATCAGACACTGTGAAGGAG GGTTTGGAAGAGGTGGGTCGCTCGGACATCGGAAAGAAGATCAAAGAAGGCGTGGAGGAGGCTGCCAAAACAGCCAAACAGTCAGCAGAGACGATGTCTAAGGGTGGAGAAAAACTGGGAAAGACCGGAGCGTTTCGGGCGATCTCACAG GGTGTCGAGAGCGTGAAGAAAGAGATTGGTGAACTCGGACAGAGCGGCCCGTACCGGCCGCCCAGCAGACTGAGGAAGAGGAGCGATTTCTCATCCAAGGCAGGAGGCGCTGAAGCCAAAGTCTTCGAGGCAAACGA GGAGGCGATGGGTGTCGTGCTTCACAAGGACTCTAAATGGTATCAGCAGTGGAAGGACTTCAAGGACAacaatgttgtttttaaca GGTTCTTTGAGATGAAGATGAAGTATGATGAGAGTGACAACGCTTTCATCAGAGCGTCCCGCGCCGTCACAGACAAAATGACCGACATCATCG GCGGTTTATTCTCCAAAACCGAGATGTCTGAGGTTCTGACTGAGATCCTGAAGGTGGATCCGAATTTCGAAAAGGATTCCTTCCTCAAGCAGTGCGAGAGGGACATCATTCCCAACATCCTAGAG GCCATGATCCAGGGAGAACTGGACGTGCTGAAAGACTGGTGCTACGAGGCC ACGTACAGTCAGCTGGCTCACCCCATCCAGCAGGCCAAAGCCATGGGCCTCCAGTTTCACTCCAAGATCCTGGACATTGATAACATTGAT CTGGCAATGGGGAAGATGATGGAACAAGGTCCCGTCCTCATCATCACCTTCCAGGCTCAACTAGTGATGGTCATCCGTAACATGAAGGGTGAAGTCGTGGAGGGAGACCCG GAAAAGGTTCTGAGGATGATGTACGTTTGGGCGTTGTGTCGAGATCAGGACGAGTTGAACCCCTACGCTGCATGGAGACTTCTAGACATCTCTGCATCCAGTACTGAGCAGATCCTGTAA